Proteins encoded by one window of Kribbella italica:
- a CDS encoding ABC transporter permease: MSRLLLLIALRIRREVLEWSGTWWFLLTLTIQAAVGPLIGMFVWSAVYPADPYVATYYVALLLVTVMTESFEQHTFSEKLYDGTISHDLLRPQPVVVDVIGANLAIRIWMTVMGIPLALLAGVAFGVSLTWVSVVAAVPVLVLGAVLRFCFVFLLSMAAFWTERVHAIAGFGWTLTSLLGGTIAPLAFLPGPLREIGQVLPFYGMLGLPADIVAGRTEGLLSGLAYQAAWITAFAGLAVWLWRAGIRRYTVVGA, encoded by the coding sequence ATGAGCCGGCTGCTGCTCCTGATCGCTCTGCGGATCCGCCGCGAGGTGCTCGAGTGGTCGGGCACGTGGTGGTTCCTGCTCACCCTGACGATCCAGGCCGCGGTCGGTCCGCTCATCGGCATGTTCGTCTGGTCGGCGGTCTACCCGGCCGATCCGTACGTCGCGACGTACTACGTGGCGCTGCTGCTGGTCACCGTGATGACGGAGTCGTTCGAGCAGCACACGTTCTCCGAGAAGCTGTACGACGGGACGATCAGCCACGACCTGCTCCGGCCGCAGCCCGTGGTCGTCGACGTGATCGGCGCCAATCTCGCGATCCGGATCTGGATGACGGTGATGGGGATTCCGCTCGCGCTGCTGGCCGGTGTGGCCTTCGGTGTTTCGCTGACCTGGGTCTCGGTTGTCGCCGCTGTGCCGGTGCTCGTGCTGGGCGCTGTGCTCAGGTTCTGCTTCGTGTTCCTGCTGTCGATGGCCGCGTTCTGGACCGAACGGGTGCACGCGATCGCGGGCTTCGGCTGGACGCTGACCTCGCTGCTCGGCGGGACGATCGCGCCGCTCGCGTTCCTGCCCGGGCCGCTGCGCGAGATCGGTCAGGTGCTGCCCTTCTACGGGATGCTCGGGCTGCCGGCCGACATCGTTGCCGGACGCACCGAAGGCCTGCTGTCCGGGCTCGCCTACCAGGCGGCGTGGATCACGGCGTTCGCCGGTCTCGCCGTGTGGCTGTGGCGGGCCGGCATCCGTCGGTACACGGTGGTGGGCGCATGA
- a CDS encoding ABC transporter ATP-binding protein: MTAVVVEDLCMTYRAPVRGSGWKATLGSVFNRQYKDVPAVQNISFGLSPGEVVGFIGPNGAGKTTTMKILSGLLHATSGQVRVLGHSPWQRRTDFLRRIAFIRGSQPVGGPQELTVLDTLQYQRLLYEVPLTQYEENLDELTEMLDLGELLERQLRALSLGEKMRAGLALSLLYRPEVMFLDEPTLGLDVTGATTMRRFVAQYAEQTGATVLLTSHYMADVSTLCPRLVLIDKGTIRYDGKLDELAAKLSPYKLLRITAPGADEQRLRAAGELVEHADGTWVIRVPRAEVARTTAALLTDLDVADLSVEEAPLEVVIDQAYREGVE; this comes from the coding sequence ATGACAGCTGTCGTGGTCGAAGACCTCTGCATGACCTACCGCGCGCCGGTCCGCGGATCCGGCTGGAAGGCGACGCTCGGCTCGGTGTTCAACCGCCAGTACAAGGACGTTCCCGCCGTCCAGAACATCTCGTTCGGCCTGAGCCCCGGCGAGGTCGTCGGCTTCATCGGCCCGAACGGCGCCGGCAAGACGACCACGATGAAGATCCTCTCCGGCCTGCTGCACGCGACGTCCGGTCAGGTCCGCGTCCTCGGCCACTCCCCCTGGCAACGCCGGACCGACTTCCTCCGCCGGATCGCGTTCATCCGCGGCAGCCAGCCGGTGGGCGGTCCGCAGGAACTCACCGTGCTCGACACCCTCCAGTACCAACGCCTGCTGTACGAGGTGCCGTTGACGCAGTACGAGGAGAACCTCGACGAGCTGACCGAGATGCTCGACCTCGGCGAGCTGCTGGAGCGCCAGCTCAGAGCCCTGAGCCTCGGCGAGAAGATGCGCGCCGGCCTCGCGCTCTCGCTGCTCTACCGCCCGGAGGTGATGTTCCTCGACGAGCCGACCCTCGGCCTCGACGTCACCGGCGCGACCACGATGCGCCGCTTCGTCGCCCAGTACGCCGAGCAGACCGGCGCGACCGTCCTCCTGACCAGCCACTACATGGCCGACGTCTCCACGCTCTGCCCACGGCTCGTTCTGATCGACAAGGGCACGATCCGGTACGACGGCAAGCTCGACGAGCTCGCCGCCAAGCTCTCGCCGTACAAGCTGCTCCGGATCACCGCGCCCGGCGCCGACGAACAACGCCTGCGCGCGGCCGGCGAACTGGTCGAGCACGCGGACGGGACGTGGGTGATCCGCGTCCCGCGCGCGGAGGTCGCCCGGACGACCGCTGCCTTGCTCACCGACCTCGACGTCGCGGACCTGTCGGTCGAAGAGGCGCCGCTCGAGGTCGTCATCGACCAGGCCTACCGGGAGGGTGTCGAATGA
- a CDS encoding ABC transporter permease: MKLLRLSAAGFARSVQATLAFRVNLLFDVGLSIIGMVASLATVFIVYARTDSLAGWTEAETYVLIGTFQVLSSLKSTFIDPNLAWFPDNGIRRGMLDTFMLQPAPTLYLASLGKSTPLSLVQSVLGLGVIAFGLTELPAPAAIVAWLVTLAAALTVTWAMGVLLACLAFWAPRLQLEVFYSSAWQLGGYPTDIYRRPLRLVLTYLLPLTLIATVPTSTLLDGPRVLVLVSTVVGAGVSCSLAVVCWRLGLRRYTGATS; the protein is encoded by the coding sequence ATGAAGCTGCTCCGGCTCTCCGCCGCCGGCTTCGCCAGGTCGGTGCAGGCGACGCTCGCGTTCCGGGTCAACCTGCTGTTCGATGTCGGCCTGTCGATCATCGGGATGGTCGCGAGCCTGGCGACCGTGTTCATCGTGTACGCACGAACGGACTCGCTGGCCGGCTGGACCGAGGCCGAGACCTACGTGCTGATCGGGACGTTCCAGGTGCTGAGCAGCCTCAAGAGCACGTTCATCGACCCGAACCTCGCCTGGTTCCCGGACAACGGCATTCGCCGAGGCATGCTCGACACGTTCATGCTGCAGCCTGCACCGACGCTCTACCTGGCCAGTCTGGGGAAGTCGACGCCGCTGTCGCTGGTCCAGTCGGTGCTCGGGCTCGGTGTCATCGCGTTCGGCCTGACCGAACTTCCCGCGCCGGCGGCGATCGTCGCCTGGCTGGTCACTCTCGCCGCCGCTCTGACGGTGACCTGGGCGATGGGCGTACTGCTGGCCTGCCTCGCGTTCTGGGCCCCGCGGCTGCAGCTCGAGGTCTTCTACAGCTCGGCCTGGCAGCTCGGCGGCTACCCGACCGACATCTACCGGCGACCGCTCCGGCTGGTGCTCACGTACTTGTTGCCGCTGACACTCATCGCGACGGTCCCCACCAGCACGCTGCTCGACGGACCGCGGGTTCTCGTACTGGTGTCGACGGTCGTCGGAGCCGGCGTCAGCTGTTCGCTTGCCGTCGTTTGCTGGCGGCTGGGTCTTCGCCGGTATACGGGAGCGACGTCTTAG